Proteins from one Leptonema illini DSM 21528 genomic window:
- a CDS encoding acyl-CoA dehydrogenase family protein: protein MDFYFNESQQALQKEVEAFAREAALNPLRIIEEEQSVFCWDVLHELGRRGWTGVIVPEKYGGMGKGAIEYSIIMEETAAEMIYGPQNLVQAQQGLLAMGTDRQKEKYLPALASGEMLAAQAISEPDAGSSFENIQTIAEKSGDSYIVNGLKVHINLGEEAGMLMVLVKTANGLTELIVDKNTPGISYKKQDPIGLRSAPMYDIIFENCRVPAENLLGRDGRGIETFLAIFKLSRLGVASQLIGVAKGCLARAVEFTKSRKVGKNRVSDFQGIQWIIAKLTAELEAAKLARNKAAWLHDQRRKHDLETSIAKYLAGVVADETVNKAFTMTGSHACYRDKPYDRYVREVKSLLAGGGSSEVMLNNISREVLRPSYRF, encoded by the coding sequence ATGGACTTTTACTTTAACGAATCACAACAGGCCTTGCAGAAAGAGGTAGAGGCCTTTGCCCGCGAGGCCGCTCTCAATCCGCTGCGGATCATCGAAGAAGAGCAGAGCGTTTTCTGCTGGGACGTACTGCACGAGCTCGGGCGTCGCGGCTGGACAGGCGTCATCGTTCCCGAAAAGTACGGCGGCATGGGAAAAGGGGCCATCGAATACTCCATCATCATGGAAGAAACGGCCGCCGAGATGATCTACGGACCTCAGAACCTTGTTCAGGCGCAGCAGGGGCTTCTTGCTATGGGAACGGATCGACAGAAAGAAAAGTATCTGCCCGCTCTGGCCAGCGGAGAGATGCTTGCGGCGCAGGCCATCTCTGAACCCGATGCAGGCTCATCCTTCGAGAACATTCAGACGATCGCCGAAAAATCGGGGGACTCCTATATCGTAAACGGCCTGAAGGTGCATATCAATCTGGGCGAAGAAGCCGGCATGCTCATGGTTCTTGTGAAGACGGCCAACGGATTAACCGAACTGATCGTCGACAAGAATACTCCGGGCATCAGCTATAAGAAGCAGGACCCTATCGGCCTGCGTTCCGCCCCCATGTATGACATCATCTTCGAGAACTGTCGCGTTCCGGCCGAGAATCTTCTCGGTCGCGATGGTCGCGGCATCGAGACTTTTCTCGCGATCTTCAAGCTCAGCCGACTCGGCGTCGCCTCGCAGCTCATCGGAGTGGCGAAAGGATGTCTTGCCCGCGCCGTAGAATTCACGAAAAGCCGCAAGGTCGGTAAAAACCGCGTCAGCGACTTTCAGGGTATACAGTGGATCATAGCGAAGCTGACGGCCGAACTGGAAGCGGCCAAACTTGCGCGAAACAAGGCCGCCTGGCTGCACGATCAACGTCGCAAACATGATCTCGAAACGTCGATTGCCAAGTATCTGGCCGGCGTCGTCGCCGACGAAACGGTGAACAAGGCCTTTACGATGACGGGAAGCCATGCCTGCTACCGCGATAAGCCGTACGATCGCTATGTTCGCGAAGTGAAGTCGCTTCTCGCAGGCGGCGGAAGTTCCGAGGTCATGTTGAACAACATCTCGCGTGAGGTGTTGCGTCCCTCTTACAGGTTCTGA